In Drosophila pseudoobscura strain MV-25-SWS-2005 chromosome 4, UCI_Dpse_MV25, whole genome shotgun sequence, the following proteins share a genomic window:
- the Sec71 gene encoding brefeldin A-inhibited guanine nucleotide-exchange protein 1 yields MHNMQSNSTKTKEMFIVRALEKILADKDIRRSHHSQLKKSCDSALEQIKAELISAGQIAEGNELPCAALPLPKNDAASIINAETYFLPFELACKSRSPRIVVTALDCLQKLIAYGHLTGSIQDSANPGHLLIDRIVITIYGCFSGPQTDEGVQLQIIKALLTVVTSQHVEIHEFTLLQAVRTCYDIYLSSKNLVNQTTARATLTQMLNVIFARMENQVYEVPPQPPPPSEDCNGEEPLADTDEVIASELLAEIISAAYNEAMKDQNAPEAETIVNGNDSSSHSDPESVELHNENDAVVTAKFTHILQKDAFLVFRSLCKLSMKPLPDGQPDPKSHELRSKVLSLHLLLLILQNAGPVFRSNEMFVMAIKQYLCVALSNNGVSLVPEVFELSLSIFVALLSNFKVHLKRQIEVFFKEIFLNILEANSSSFEHKWMVIQALTRICADAQSVVDIYVNYDCDFSAANLFERLVNDLSKIAQGRQALELGANPMQEKSMRIRGLECLVSILKCMVEWSKDLYVNPNMPVPALQVQSPTATEDHSTDNTIQTAYSGSSHSLNSNQEQLQDLPEALEERKMRKEVMETGIELFNRKPQKGVQFLQEKQLLGATCTDIARWLHDDERLDKTVIGNYLGENDDHSKEVMCAYIDAFNFRQMEVVAALRILLEEFRLPGEAQKIDRLMEKFASRYCECNPQNQLFQSADTVYVLAFSIIMLTTDLHSPQVKHKMTKEQYIKMNRGISDSKADLPEEYLSSIYDEISEHEIKMKNNSGMLQPKPSGKQPFITEKRRKLLWNMEMEVISLTATNLMQSVSHVKSPFTSAKHLEHVRPMFKMAWTPFLAAFSVGLQDCDDPEIATLCLDGIRCAIRIACIFHMSLERDAYVQALARFTLLNANSPINEMKAKNIDTIKTLIMVAHTDGNYLGSSWLDIVKCISQLELAQLIGTGVRPQFLSGAQTTLKDSLNPSVKEHIGETSSQSVVVAVDRIFTGSMRLDGDAIVDFVKALCQVSVDELQQPQPRMFSLQKIVEISYYNMERIRLQWSRIWQVLGEHFNAVGCNSNEEISFFALDSLRQLSMKFMEKGEFSNFRFQKDFLRPFEHIMKKNASPAIRDMVVRCIAQMVNSQAHNIRSGWKNIFSIFHLAAGDHEEPIVELAFQTTGKIIGDLYHRQFAVMVDSFQDAVKCLSEFATARFPDTSMEAIRLVRNCAQCVHEAPQLFAEHAGMENDASVAEEDRVWVRGWFPMLFSLSCVVNRCKLDVRTRALTVLFEIVKTYGDSFKPNWWKDLFNVIFRIFDNMKLPEHVTEKSEWMTTTCNHALYAIIDVFTQYFDVLGHLLLEELFAQLHWCVQQSNEQLARSGTNCLENLVISNGFKFNEVTWDKTCQCILDIFNATLPQELLSWRPKAHSSHPTSLQEHNHFEALHIRCVVQLELIQTMDNIVFFPATSRKEDAETLAQAAADLTGGRSGSQSQLLDCQREEQGMYGYLRTRQLLTLADCLTQSHRFAKRFNADQEQRSLLWRAGFKGSVKPNLLKQETSSLACVLRIFFKMYGDENRRSDWPGIEQELVQVCKEALAYYLSLQSEAHRDAWTSLLLLILTRLLKMSDARFATHVSNYYSLLCEMMCFDLKPELRSVLRRVFMRIGPVFNIVNVK; encoded by the exons ATGCACAATATGCAAAGTAACTCCACGAAAACCAAGGAAATGTTTATTGTGCGTGCTCTAGAGAAAATCCTTGCCGACAAGGACATACGGCGCTCCCACCACTCGCAGCTGAAGAAGTCCTGCGACTCGGCACTCGAGCAGATCAAGGCGGAGCTGATCAGCGCCGGCCAGATTGCCGAGGGCAATGAGCTGCCCTGCGCTGCCCTCCCGTTGCCAAAGAACGATGCGGCCAGCATCATCAACGCCGAGACCTACTTCCTGCCCTTTGAGCTGGCCTGCAAGAGTCGCTCGCCGCGCATCGTGGTCACAGCCCTGGACTGCCTGCAAAAGCTGATCGCCTACGGACATCTGACGGGCTCCATCCAGGACTCGGCCAACCCCGGCCACCTGCTCATCGATCGCATTGTCATCACCATATACGGCTGCTTTAGCGGGCCCCAGACGGACGAGGGTGTCCAGCTGCAGATCATCAAGGCTTTGCTCACTGTCGTTACCTCTCAGCATGTCGAGATCCACGAGTTCACGCTCCTCCAGGCTGTGCGCACCTGCTATGACATTTACCTGTCCAGCAAGAACCTAGTCAACCAGACCACAGCGCGGGCGACACTCACCCAAATGCTAAATGTCATATTTGCCCGCATGGAGAACCAGGTGTACGAGGTGCCCCCGCAGCCTCCCCCGCCATCTGAAGACTGCAATGGTGAGGAGCCGCTGGCGGATACTGACGAAGTCATTGCCTCGGAGCTGCTGGCTGAGATCATATCAG CTGCGTACAATGAGGCCATGAAAGATCAGAACGCCCCCGAAGCGGAGACGATTGTGAACGGCAACGACTCCTCGTCGCATTCGGATCCCGAAAGCGTTGAGCTGCACAACGAGAACGATGCCGTTGTCACGGCCAAGTTCACCCACATTCTGCAGAAGGATGCCTTTCTTGTGTTTCGATCGCTGTGCAAGCTCTCGATGAAGCCCCTGCCGGATGGGCAGCCGGATCCAAAGTCGCACGAGCTGCGCTCCAAGGTGCTGTCGCTGCATTTGCTGCTTTTGATACTGCAGAACGCCGGGCCCGTCTTCCGGTCCAACGAGATGTTCGTCATGGCCATCAAGCAGTATCTGTGCGTCGCCTTGTCCAACAATGGGGTCAGTTTGGTGCCTGAGGTGTTTGAGCTGTCGCTGTCGATCTTCGTGGCCTTGCTGTCCAACTTCAAGGTGCACTTGAAGCGGCAGATCGAGGTCTTCTTCAAGGAGATATTCCTCAACATTCTAGAGGCGAACTCGAGCAGCTTCGAGCACAAGTGGATGGTCATCCAGGCGCTGACACGCATCTGTGCAGACGCCCAGTCTGTGGTGGATATCTATGTGAACTACGACTGTGATTTCTCGGCGGCCAATCTGTTCGAGCGGCTGGTCAACGACCTGTCCAAGATTGCCCAGGGCAGGCAGGCCCTCGAGCTGGGGGCCAATCCGATGCAGGAGAAGTCTATGCGCATCCGGGGCCTGGAGTGCCTCGTCTCCATACTGAAGTGCATGGTGGAGTGGAGCAAGGATCTGTATGTGAACCCAAACATGCCCGTCCCGGCCCTGCAGGTGCAGTCCCCGACTGCGACAGAGGACCATTCGACGGACAACACCATACAGACCGCGTACAGTGGTTCCAGCCACAGTCTCAACTCCAACCAGGAGCAGCTTCAGGACCTACCCGAAGCGCTGGAGGAGCGCAAGATGCGCAAGGAGGTGATGGAAACGGGAATTGAGCTCTTCAACCGGAAGCCCCAGAAGGGAGTGCAGTTTTTACAGGAGAAGCAGCTGCTGGGAGCCACCTGCACGGACATTGCCCGGTGGCTGCACGACGACGAGCGCCTGGACAAGACCGTCATCGGCAACTATCTGGGCGAGAACGATGACCATTCGAAGGAGGTGATGTGCGCTTACATCGATGCCTTTAACTTCCGCCAGATGGAGGTGGTGGCCGCCCTGAGGATACTGCTCGAGGAGTTCCGTCTGCCAGGCGAGGCGCAGAAGATCGACCGCCTGATGGAGAAGTTCGCCAGCAGGTACTGCGAGTGCAATCCGCAAAACCAATTGTTCCAGAGCGCCGACACGGTGTACGTGCTGGCATTCAGCATTATCATGCTGACGACGGACCTGCACTCGCCGCAGGTCAAGCACAAGATGACCAAGGAGCAGTACATCAAAATGAACAGAGGAATCAGCGACAGCAAGGCAGACCTGCCCGAGGAGTATCTGTCCTCCATCTACGACGAGATTTCAGAGCACGAGATCAAGATGAAGAACAACTCGGGTATGCTGCAGCCCAAGCCCAGTGGCAAGCAACCCTTCATTACAGAGAAGCGGCGCAAGCTGCTCTGGAACATGGAGATGGAGGTCATTTCCCTGACGGCCACCAACCTCATGCAGTCCGTATCGCACGTCAAGTCCCCCTTCACATCGGCCAAGCACCTGGAGCACGTGCGTCCTATGTTCAAGATGGCCTGGACCCCCTTCCTGGCCGCCTTTTCCGTGGGCCTGCAGGACTGCGACGACCCGGAGATAGCCACACTGTGCCTGGACGGCATCCGCTGCGCCATCAGGATCGCCTGCATCTTCCACATGTCTCTGGAGCGAGATGCCTACGTCCAGGCCCTGGCCAGGTTCACTCTGCTTAACGCCAATTCTCCCATCAACGAGATGAAGGCCAAGAACATCGACACCATCAAGACCCTCATCATGGTGGCCCACACGGACGGCAACTATCTCGGAAGCAGCTGGCTGGACATTGTCAAGTGCATCAgccagctggagctggcccaGCTCATTGGCACGGGAGTGCGACCGCAGTTCCTGTCGGGTGCCCAGACCACGCTCAAGGACTCGCTCAACCCAAGCGTAAAGGAGCACATCGGGGAGACGAGCAGCCAGAGCGTTGTGGTGGCTGTCGACCGTATTTTCACGGGCTCCATGCGGCTGGATGGCGATGCCATTGTCGACTTTGTGAAGGCCCTGTGCCAGGTGTCAGTGGACGAGCttcagcagccgcagccccgCATGTTCTCGCTGCAAAAGATCGTGGAGATAAGCTACTACAACATGGAGCGCATCCGTCTGCAGTGGTCGCGCATCTGGCAGGTGCTGGGCGAGCACTTCAATGCCGTCggctgcaacagcaacgaggAGATTTCCTTCTTTGCACTTGACTCGCTACGCCAGCTGTCAATGAAGTTTATGGAGAAGGGGGAGTTCAGCAACTTCCGCTTCCAGAAGGACTTTCTGCGCCCCTTCGAGCACATCATGAAGAAGAATGCCTCGCCCGCCATCCGCGACATGGTGGTGCGGTGCATAGCCCAAATGGTGAACTCGCAGGCCCACAACATTCGCTCCGGTTGGAAGAACATCTTCAGCATCTTCCACCTGGCCGCCGGCGACCACGAGGAGCCCATTGTGGAGTTGGCCTTCCAGACCACGGGCAAGATCATCGGCGATCTGTACCACCGCCAGTTCGCCGTCATGGTGGACTCGTTCCAGGACGCCGTCAAGTGCCTCTCGGAGTTTGCCACCGCCCGTTTCCCAGACACCAGCATGGAGGCCATTCGGCTGGTGCGCAACTGCGCCCAGTGCGTGCACGAGGCCCCCCAGCTGTTTGCCGAGCACGCGGGCATGGAGAACGATGCTTCGGTGGCGGAGGAGGATCGGGTATGGGTGCGCGGCTGGTTCCCCATGCTCTTCTCACTCTCCTGCGTGGTGAATCGCTGCAAGCTGGACGTGCGCACGCGCGCCCTTACCGTGCTCTTTGAGATCGTAAAGACCTACGGGGACAGCTTCAAGCCGAACTGGTGGAAGGATTTGTTCAACGTGATCTTCCGCATCTTCGACAACATGAAGCTGCCGGAGCACGTCACCGAGAAGTCCGAGTGGATGACCACCACCTGCAACCATGCCCTCTACGCCATCATCGACGTATTCACCCAGTACTTTGATGTGCTGGGCCACCTGCTGCTCGAGGAGCTATTCGCCCAGCTGCACTGGTGCGTCCAACAGAGTAACGAGCAGCTGGCGCGCTCGGGCACCAACTGTCTAGAGAACCTGGTAATCTCCAACGGGTTCAAGTTCAATGAGGTCACCTGGGATAAGACGTGCCAGTGCATCCTGGACATCTTCAACGCCACGCTGCCTCAGGAGCTGCTCAGCTGGCGACCCAAGGCACACTCCAGCCACCCCACCTCCCTGCAGGAGCACAATCACTTCGAGGCTCTGCATATCCGGTGCGTGGtgcagctggagctgatcCAGACCATGGATAATATCGTCTTCTTCCCGGCCACCTCGCGGAAGGAGGATGCCGAGACCCTGGCCCAGGCAGCCGCCGACCTAACGGGGGGCAGGAGCGGGTCCCAGTCGCAGCTGCTGGACTGCCAGCGGGAGGAGCAGGGCATGTATGGCTACCTCAGGACCCGCCAGCTGCTCACCCTGGCCGATTGTCTGACGCAGTCGCACCGCTTCGCCAAGCGTTTCAATGCCGACCAGGAGCAGCGCAGTCTGCTGTGGCGAGCCGGCTTCAAGGGTTCGGTGAAGCCCAACCTGCTCAAGCAGGAGACCTCCTCACTGGCCTGCGTGCTGCGCATCTTCTTCAAGATGTATGGCGACGAGAATCGGCGCAGCGACTGGCCGGGAATAGAGCAGGAGCTGGTGCAGGTGTGCAAGGAGGCGCTGGCCTACTACCTGAGCTTGCAGAGCGAAGCACATCGCGATGCTTGGAcatcgttgctgctgctcattcTGACGCGCCTGCTCAAGATGTCCGATGCAAGG TTTGCTACGCACGTGTCCAACTACTACAGCCTGCTGTGCGAGATGATGTGCTTCGACCTAAAGCCCGAACTGAGAAGTGTCCTTAGGCGCGTGTTCATGCGCATCGGTCCAGTATTCAATATAGTGAACGTTAAATAG
- the LOC4816579 gene encoding UPF0428 protein CG16865, whose translation MPKVVSRSIVCSDTKDQEEYSEEKPLNIYYCLCNKMALILDCSLDQLPLREVDNARVINANEHANKLTYNPTPKMLYIRRKGRGNAIEKQYRYKCRSCDLPLYYRHNPDSHVTFVMFNALVSAKNEQPLAQLLGTEAKNRAKLSTAAPAQSASSAAGEDSGIVDASGKKVMVTRHTKNMGKFSSVTVSTIDEEEDEIEAREIADSYANNARIIEKQLQRKGGKLSDVGVRGKTEDAPPPQKKQRGTLLER comes from the exons ATGCCAAAAGTTGTTTCTCGCAGTATTGTGTGCTCCGATACAAAGGATCAGGAGGAGTACAGTGAAGAGAAACCCCTCAACATCTACTACTGTCTATGCAATAAGATGGCTTTGATTTTGG ATTGCAGCCTGGATCAATTGCCGCTACGAGAAGTAGACAATGCCCGTGTAATAAATGCCAACGAGCACGCCAACAAGTTGACCTACAATCCAACTCCAAAAATGCTCTACATACGCCGCAAGGGCAGGGGAAACGCCATAGAGAAACAGTACCGGTATAAG TGCCGCAGCTGCGATCTTCCACTTTACTACCGCCACAATCCGGACTCCCATGTCACCTTCGTGATGTTCAATGCATTGGTTAGCGCCAAGAATGAGCAGCCATTGGCCCAACTTCTGGGAACAGAAGCAAAGAACAGGGCGAAACTTTCGACTGCTGCCCCAGCGCAGAGTGCGTCGTCTGCCGCAGGTGAGGATTCCGGTATAGTCGATGCCAGTGGAAAGAAAGTCATGGTCACGCGGCACACAAAGAATATGGGCAAGTTCAGCTCGGTGACGGTGTCCACCATAGACGAAGAGGAGGACGAAATTGAAGCG CGCGAGATTGCCGATAGTTATGCCAATAATGCGCGCATCATTGAGAAGCAGCTGCAACGCAAAGGCGGGAAACTAAGCGACGTCGGTGTCAGAGGAAAGACGGAGGACGCGCCTCCACCGCAGAAAAAACAGCGCGGTACTCTGCTGGAGAGATAG
- the LOC4816291 gene encoding zinc finger BED domain-containing protein 4, with the protein MARSKVWKYYDKLHNNTAQCQLCEKIIKTSGNTSNLMKHIKTHPQIDIDNKESVVVRGMCKRESHVIKRKIKKSPPYEGRSLFQEQYHNTSEPIIKPKGEPDNIIELDDASCRAIEQAEQEQGAGFWTTGAETVSAEDIIEFEPKVANDNLFEIQDLPLADVEDEIANFHSNLDARVPGQRSFLHNMAFFVCRDRQPLQIMQAEGFKHLVSALCPGSKPPSVNELESYICNQRHLHASKLRKQLARLATLSLSCAVHTTPEERSHLVLVVHFYEGLEKLSRTLSVQSLPEHFNASQIEKRMARVCRRFDISKAKITCVVTRGSRLLEDAVAALLGDHRHVPCFGYLLNTILENTMLRPEILEFCEKVRPYVTCYLDSGVLLSQRKLHLDVKQRPLSKFDMLELYTKYAPHLPNYLQLEISPPLSEEELEQCRELLAVLKPLASSMKELSRAGETSFPVASEALPIVYTLINELKKHPSSPENQITYDLRLFLVHQLEECFDSMEKNVHMAMATLLDPRFRSMPFCSAELATQYVSDLYEIFQTHVKTRVPATVKEDATENYDIWAAYKVLSQEKHSQITEPNDQDDEITSYFCGRINSVQEEPMKLWENLMHLHPFLHSLAKKYMHIPATAVPPATLFTDAGAAVEEQYTKLTGANMENTLFMADVPLDEWQL; encoded by the exons ATGGCGCGTAGTAAAGTATGGAAATACTACGATAAGTTACACAACAACACGGCGCAATGTCAGCTCTGCGAAAAGATCATCAAAACTTCCGGAAACACGTCCAACTTGATGAAGCACATAAAGACCCATCCGCAGAT AGATATCGATAATAAGGAATCTGTTGTGGTGCGTGGCATGTGCAAGCGTGAGTCCCATGTgataaaaaggaaaataaaaaagtcTCCGCCTTACGAGGGGCGGTCCTTGTTCCAGGAGCAATATCACAATACCAGTGAGCCTATAATCAAACCCAAAGGGGAGCCAGATAATATCATAGAGCTAGATGATGCCTCTTGTCGGGCAATTGAACAGGCTGAACAGGAACAGGGCGCTGGCTTCTGGACGACTGGTGCAGAGACAGTCAGTGCCGAGGACATTATAGAATTCGAGCCTAAGGTGGCAAACGATAACCTATTCGAAATACAGGATCTACCGCTGGCCGACGTAGAGGACGAAATCGC CAACTTTCACAGCAACCTGGACGCTAGAGTACCAGGCCAGCGTTCGTTTCTTCACAACATGGCTTTCTTCGTCTGCCGTGACAGGCAGCCTCTGCAGATCATGCAGGCCGAGGGATTCAAGCATTTGGTGAGTGCGTTGTGCCCTGGCTCCAAACCTCCCAGCGTGAATGAGCTGGAATCGTACATTTGCAATCAGCGACATCTGCACGCATCGAAGCTGCGCAAACAACTAGCACGACTGGCAACGCTTTCCCTAAGCTGTGCCGTTCACACTACACCAGAGGAGCGAAGCCACCTGGTGCTGGTGGTTCACTTCTATGAGGGTCTGGAAAAGCTTTCCAGAACGTTGTCGGTACAAAGCTTGCCTGAGCATTTCAATGCCAGTCAGATTGAGAAGCGGATGGCGCGGGTGTGTCGACGGTTCGACATAAGCAAGGCAAAGATCACCTGCGTGGTGACAAGAGGATCTCGTCTGCTCGAGGATGCTGTGGCGGCCCTTCTGGGAGATCATCGACATGTGCCCTGCTTCGGATACCTGCTCAACACTATTCTGGAGAACACCATGCTGCGCCCCGAGATTCTTGAATTCTGCGAAAAGGTTCGTCCCTACGTTACATGTTACCTCGACAGTGGGGTCCTCCTCTCGCAAAGGAAGCTACATCTGGATGTGAAGCAACGCCCCCTCAGCAAATTTGATATGCTGGAGCTATACACAAAGTACGCCCCGCACCTGCCAAATTATTTGCAACTTGAGATTAGCCCGCCCCTGTCCGAGGAAGAGCTGGAACAGTGTCGGGAGCTGCTGGCAGTCCTGAAGCCGCTGGCCAGCTCGATGAAGGAGCTCAGTCGAGCAGGAGAAACGTCATTTCCCGTGGCTAGCGAGGCCTTGCCCATAGTGTATACCCTCATCAACGAACTGAAGAAGCACCCGAGCTCACCGGAAAATCAGATAACCTATGATCTGCGCTTGTTTCTGGTCCATCAGCTAGAGGAGTGCTTTGATAGCATGGAAAAGAATGTTCACATGGCTATGGCCACTCTGCTGGATCCGCGCTTTCGAAGTATGCCTTTTTGCAGTGCTGAATTGGCGACCCAGTACGTGAGCGATCTGTACGAGATTTTTCAGACACACGTAAAGACTCGAGTGCCAGCCACTGTCAAAGAGGATGCGACCGAAAACTATGACATCTGGGCAGCGTACAAGGTTTTGTCGCAGGAGAAGCACAGCCAGATCACAGAGCCCAATGACCAAGATGACGAGATCACCAGCTATTTTTGTGGACGAATCAATAGTGTGCAGGAGGAGCCAATGAAGCTGTGGGAAAATCTGATGCATTTGCATCCCTTTCTGCATAGCCTGGCCAAGAAGTACATGCACATTCCGGCCACCGCTGTCCCACCTGCGACTCTGTTTACGGACGCTGGGGCAGCCGTGGAAGAGCAGTACACGAAACTGACTGGCGCTAACATGGAGAACACGCTCTTTATGGCAGATGTTCCACTGGACGAGTGGCAATTGTAG
- the Adat1 gene encoding tRNA-specific adenosine deaminase 1 — protein MCNGDTSPSIQDIANICYEKFKSLPKTGKPSGNQWTVLACVVEHNRQTRDSRVVALGCGTKCIGYTRHCPKGFILNDSHAEVLARRAFLRYLYHELEHDRIFQWAAKRGSFDLSAHVEYHFFSTQTPCGDACIVEESVARVVEKKAKRQRLDENSEIVYTGGKLIGGQMSEDMTDDMQQTPGALRTKPGRGVRTLSMSCSDKLARWNVLGVQGALIDSLLSKPIYFSTLNFCCTEARQESVERAIYKRWQGQGRDSKHARFQPHQPQIRIDGSLSFEYAQRGDWQPSPNGLVWSQVPNDLRPYEISVNGKRQGVTKKKLGSAQAALAVSKFKLFLKFLNMLHSHAELREKFQKNLFDLEQISYATCKDLCEDYQQAWCQLKREYFLQWTCKPNELLNFNSKTE, from the exons ATGTGCAATGGTGATACAAGTCCATCTATTCAGGATATAGCCAACATTTGCTATGAAAAATTCAAATCGTTGCCCAAAACCGGCAAGCCCTCGGGCAACCAATGGACTGTTTTGGCATGCGTTGTGGAGCACAACCGTCAGACGAGAGATAGTCGGGTGGTGGCTCTGGGATGTGGGACAAAGTGCATTGGTTACACCAGACACTGCCCGAAAGGATTCATTCTGAACGACTCCCATGCTGAAGTATTGGCACGCCGAGCCTTCTTACGGTATCTGTACCACGAACTGGAGCACGACCGTATCTTCCAATGGGCCGCCAAGCGTGGTTCATTTGATCTCAGTGCGCACGTGGAGTATCATTTCTTCAGCACTCAGACGCCATGTGGGGACGCCTGTATTGTGGAAGAGTCCGTAGCCAGGGTAGTCGAGAAGAAGGCAAAGCGTCAGCGACTGGACGAGAACTCTGAGATAGTGTACACTGGCGGCAAGCTGATAGGAGGTCAGATGTCTGAAGATATGACAGACGACATGCAGCAGACGCCGGGAGCCCTACGCACTAAGCCCGGTCGTGGCGTGCGCACTCTGTCCATGTCGTGTAGTGATAAGCTAGCCCGCTGGAACGTGCTTGGCGTCCAAGGGGCGCTGATCGACTCTTTGCTCTCCAAGCCCATATATTTCAGCACCCTCAACTTTTGCTGTACTGAGGCGCGTCAGGAGTCCGTGGAGCGGGCCATCTACAAGCGCTGGCAAGGGCAAGGGCGGGACTCTAAGCACGCGCGATTCCAACCCCACCAGCCACAAATCCGCATCGACGGTAGTCTTTCCTTTGAGTATGCACAGCGCGGTGACTGGCAGCCCTCCCCCAATGGATTGGTTTGGTCACAGGTGCCAAATGATCTCAG GCCCTATGAGATCTCTGTAAATGGCAAGCGCCAAGGcgtgacaaaaaaaaaacttggaTCCGCCCAAGCTGCTTTAGCAGTTAGCAAGTTCAAACTGTTTCTAAAATTCTTAAACATGCTACATTCGCATGCAGAATTGCGTGAAAAGTTTCAAAAAAACCTTTTCGATCTGGAGCAAATTTCTTATGCTACCTGCAAGGATTTGTGTGAGGATTATCAGCAAGCGTGGTGCCAATTGAAACGGGAATACTTTCTGCAGTGGACCTGCAAGCCCAATGAGTTGCTCAATTTTAATTCGAAAACTGAATAA
- the CAH1 gene encoding carbonic anhydrase: MSHHWGYTEENGPAHWAKDYPQASGHRQSPVDITPSSAKKGSELKASALKWKYVPEHTKSLVNPGYCWRVDVNGTESQLTGGPLGDQIFKLEQFHCHWGCTDSKGSEHTVDGVSYAGELHLVHWNTTKYKSFGEAAAAPDGLAVLGVFLQAGKHHAELDKVSSLLQFVLHKGDRVTLPNGCDPGQLLPDVHTYWTYEGSLTTPPCSECVIWIVFKTPIEVSDDQLNAMRNLNAYDVKEECPCNEFNGKVINNFRPPLPLGKRELREIGGH; encoded by the exons ATGAGCCACCACTGGGGTTACACCGAGGAGAACG GACCCGCGCACTGGGCCAAGGACTATCCACAGGCGTCCGGACATCGCCAGTCGCCCGTGGACATTACGCCCTCCAGCGCCAAGAAGGGAAGTGAGCTGAAAGCCTCCGCACTCAAGTGGAAGTATGTGCCAGAGCACACCAAGAGCCTGGTCAATCCCG GCTACTGCTGGCGCGTAGATGTGAATGGGACCGAATCGCAGCTGACTGGCGGTCCTCTGGGCGATCAGATCTTCAAGCTGGAGCagttccactgccactggggATGCACAGACTCCAAGGGCTCCGAGCACACCGTCGATGGAGTGTCCTACGCCGGTGAGCTGCACCTGGTCCACTGGAATACCACCAAGTACAAGTCCTTCGGCGAGGCAGCCGCTGCTCCCGATGGTTTGGCTGTGCTGGGCGTGTTCCTGCAGGCCGGCAAGCACCATGCCGAGTTGGACAAGGTCAGCAGCCTGCTGCAGTTCGTCCTGCACAAGGGTGACCGTGTAACCCTTCCCAATGGCTGCGATCCCGGCCAGCTTCTGCCTGATGTTCACACCTACTGGACGTACGAGGGCTCCCTGACCACACCCCCCTGCTCGGAGTGTGTTATCTGGATCGTGTTCAAGACTCCCATTGAGGTGTCCGACGACCAGCTGAATGCCATGCGCAACCTCAACGCCTACGACGTTAAGGAGGAGTGCCCCTGCAATGAGTTCAACGGCAAGGTCATCAACAACTTCCGTCCTCCCCTGCCGCTGGGCAAGCGCGAGCTGCGCGAGATTGGCGGCCATTGA
- the LOC26533140 gene encoding trypsin-3-like has product MLFKLVIWLILVVCVVERNPAEANEYYTCDSLSEKCVLFHACIHAKHKGYFKICAINSICCRVPKKPKADTRSSRACLSYASNTTFCPRHLFISHSQESYRNELQYMAHIGLTNPRAWICGGTLIHSKFVLTAAHCVILERAVGTEEPGFLVRLGGHNSTDGAIYEVAEKIPHPDYKEEDGTKNDIALLKLTKTVVFNDQVKPACLPTTSGQEHAKMTVSGWGLYSSYEPNKPAPQLRKADVTQFKYAECNEENEVLQEMKICAGGENDASDSCQGDSGGPLAIWHPEWGSCLGQVFGIVSEGSFCDTKSPRTIYTRVFYYLQWIEDIVWKTREETLSAAEWK; this is encoded by the exons ATGCTTTTTAAACTGGTTATTTGGTTAATACTCGTAGTTTGTGTGGTCGAACGGAATCCGGCTGAAGCCAATGAATACTACACTTGCGATTCACTTTCTGAAAAATGTGTATTATTTCATGCCTGCATTCATGCAAAGCATAAAGggtatttcaaaatttgtgCTATTAACTCCATTTGTTGTCGGGTTccaaaaaaaccgaaagcagACACTCGGTCCTCAAGAG CATGTCTAAGCTACGCGAGTAACACGACTTTTTGTCCGAGGCATTTGTTTATATCGCATTCGCAAGAATCATATCGGAATGAATTACAATACATGGCGCATATAGGTCTGACGAACCCAAGAGCCTGGATTTGCGGCGGCACCCTGATACATAGTAAATTTGTTCTTACCGCGGCCCACTGTGTCATTCTAGAGCGGGCTGTTGGTACGGAAGAGCC aGGTTTTTTGGTGCGCCTAGGAGGTCACAATAGCACTGACGGCGCAATATATGAAGTAGCTGAAAAAATCCCGCACCCCGACTATAAAGAAGAAGACGGGACAAAAAACGATATAGCTTTACTGAAATTGACCAAAACAGTCGTCTTTAATGACCAAGTTAAGCCAGCCTGCTTACCAACAACTAGTGGACAAGAGCATGCGAAGATGACAGTCTCTGGATGGGGATTATATAGCAGCTACGAACCCAATAAACCAGCCCCTCAGTTGCGCAAGGCTGACGTAACACAGTTTAAATATGCCGAATGCAATGAAGAAAATGAAGTGCTACAGGAAATGAAGATTTGCGCTGGTGGAGAGAACGATGCAAGCGATTCATGCCAGGGAGATTCGGGAGGACCACTGGCCATATGGCATCCGGAATGGGGCTCGTGCCTGGGGCAGGTATTCGGCATTGTTTCTGAAGGATCGTTTTGTGATACAAAATCTCCACGGACGATTTACACTAGAGTTTTTTATTATCTTCAATGGATTGAAGACATAGTATGGAAGACCAGAGAAGAAACCTTGTCAGCGGCAGAGtggaaataa